From Aptenodytes patagonicus chromosome 1, bAptPat1.pri.cur, whole genome shotgun sequence, one genomic window encodes:
- the LOC143170453 gene encoding fibronectin type III domain-containing protein 9-like, producing MGITVQNITGNTAMVIWPKMASCADSFYSVMYHPNWNSMLSSYSRKSFQKEERVPTSRSSFIVENLTPLTTYIVCVTCQSANPSSDQCRVFNTLERDPASASNTKKELALGIWLVSSVLLLIIAAILLYGCLHLLCRRRRERLQGRNGTSEQDHGKAWTKSVAYASAELGGQSQLMQDTEEKHAGGIQLATIIENPSACTDPVTLTSKSREQVPTTGQCSAIN from the coding sequence ATGGGAATAACCGTCCAAAACATCACAGGAAACACGGCAATGGTAATTTGGCCAAAAATGGCCAGTTGTGCCGACAGCTTTTACAGCGTCATGTACCACCCTAACTGGAACAGCATGCTATCGAGTTACTCGAGAAAGAGCTTTCAGAAGGAAGAGAGAGTGCCCACCAGTCGCTCCTCCTTTATTGTTGAAAACCTAACTCCACTGACAACATACATCGTGTGCGTGACCTGCCAGTCCGCAAACCCCTCCAGTGACCAGTGCAGAGTTTTTAACACGCTGGAACGAGACCCGGCATCCGCGAGCAACACCAAGAAAGAGCTGGCGCTGGGCATCTGGCTCGTCAGCAGcgtcctgctcctcatcatcgCCGCAATCCTCCTCTACGGCTGCCTGCACCTCCTGTGCCGCAGGAGACGCGAGCGTTTGCAAGGGCGAAACGGGACCTCCGAACAAGACCACGGGAAGGCATGGACCAAAAGCGTGGCATACGCCTCGGCGGAGCTCGGCGGGCAGAGCCAACTGATGCAGGACACCGAGGAAAAGCATGCGGGTGGCATTCAGCTGGCCACAATCATAGAGAATCCCTCAGCGTGCACGGACCCCGTCACGCTGACTTCCAAAAGCCGGGAACAAGTGCCAACGACAGGACAGTGCTCTGCTATAAATTAG